A single window of Thermodesulfobacteriota bacterium DNA harbors:
- a CDS encoding FHA domain-containing protein translates to MAEWAVLLNDRVIHTFSIREGESVVFGRGTEATVTIDNTAISRQHARLEMMRGIYLVTDLGSLNGTFVNGQKIGATTPVTEDDTITIGKFRIAPAGVGTLEAAASISKPMDVEATIFVGGPRTDRTQKSGPATTGIAKHRLTATAGDPQPAALVLDGRTSVKLGKDPSADIRLSGWLVAGTQCYLVLREDKYFLVTQRSWTATRLNGTSVKGEHRLRKGDVITIGKHALRFE, encoded by the coding sequence ATGGCGGAGTGGGCGGTGCTTCTGAATGACCGTGTCATCCATACCTTCTCCATCCGGGAAGGGGAATCGGTGGTCTTCGGTCGCGGCACCGAGGCCACGGTGACCATCGACAACACCGCCATCTCCCGGCAGCATGCCCGGTTGGAGATGATGCGGGGCATCTATCTTGTCACCGACCTGGGCAGCCTGAACGGCACCTTCGTCAACGGCCAGAAGATCGGTGCCACCACGCCGGTCACCGAGGACGACACCATCACCATCGGCAAGTTCCGGATCGCGCCAGCGGGGGTGGGGACCCTGGAGGCCGCCGCCTCCATTTCCAAGCCGATGGACGTGGAGGCCACCATCTTTGTGGGCGGTCCCCGCACCGACCGCACCCAGAAGAGCGGGCCCGCCACCACCGGCATCGCCAAGCACCGCCTGACCGCCACGGCCGGCGATCCCCAGCCCGCCGCGCTGGTGCTGGATGGCAGGACCAGCGTCAAGCTCGGCAAGGACCCCTCCGCGGATATCCGCCTGTCCGGCTGGCTGGTGGCTGGCACCCAGTGCTATCTCGTTCTCCGGGAGGACAAGTATTTCCTGGTCACCCAGCGCAGTTGGACGGCCACCCGTCTCAACGGCACCTCGGTGAAGGGGGAGCACCGGCTGCGCAAGGGGGACGTCATCACCATCGGCAAGCACGCCCTGCGCT
- a CDS encoding HDOD domain-containing protein yields MTEPTTEPNQQLAEIFAKINMSDLPAMSEHVRELIAVTSSSQSAAYELAKVILKDYSLTNKILRVVNSAYYSMSRPVSSISRAVSVIGFDAVRELAMAITLFEDFIKSGVEKEGIAKLLTKSFLAAMQAKTLGIEKKLRIVPEEAFICTLLHDLGKMIVLIYLPDLHREIQERVEAGQSEEAAARAVLSGLTLPEVGEEIARFWNLSEKIVAAMGRNPPPPHGGHDEVGYLRNLAVFSNNLTEAVSEGRDVASLVDRFGPVLAVDRKEALDLVSRSVECSEDLSDALRYGLAKLKMRSRLKSAQDGTLEKATRGEATPEESSPLDAVPAGVDELPTQPDKSINDFIRELTETLMGPFNLNDFYVNLLEALYRGVGFDRVIMAVLQVQPDRVALIGRYGLGDISPAAVRSFEHPLANPEHAVTRAVKTGRDLAIPANAPGLFPDQLRHLVRNRAVYLFPVVVDKKPIGLIYVDRKAERPPLDESRLKATRLLRDFAVMAIRKLKKR; encoded by the coding sequence ATGACCGAGCCGACCACCGAGCCCAATCAGCAACTGGCCGAGATCTTCGCCAAGATCAACATGAGCGACCTGCCGGCCATGTCCGAGCATGTGCGGGAGCTCATCGCCGTCACCTCCAGCAGCCAGAGCGCCGCCTACGAGCTGGCCAAGGTGATCCTCAAGGACTACTCCCTCACCAACAAGATCCTCCGGGTGGTCAACTCGGCCTATTACTCCATGAGCCGGCCGGTGTCCTCCATCTCCCGGGCGGTGAGCGTCATTGGCTTCGACGCCGTGCGGGAGCTGGCCATGGCCATCACATTGTTCGAGGATTTTATCAAATCAGGTGTGGAAAAGGAAGGCATCGCCAAGCTGCTCACCAAGTCCTTCCTGGCGGCCATGCAGGCGAAGACCCTGGGCATCGAGAAGAAGCTTCGGATCGTGCCGGAAGAGGCCTTCATCTGCACCCTGCTTCACGACCTGGGCAAGATGATCGTGCTGATCTATCTGCCCGACCTGCACCGGGAGATCCAGGAGCGGGTGGAAGCCGGCCAGTCCGAGGAAGCGGCAGCCCGGGCCGTGCTCTCCGGCCTCACCCTGCCGGAGGTGGGCGAGGAGATCGCCCGGTTCTGGAATCTGTCCGAGAAGATCGTAGCCGCCATGGGCCGGAATCCCCCGCCGCCCCACGGCGGTCACGACGAGGTGGGATATCTGCGCAACCTGGCGGTGTTCAGCAACAACCTCACCGAGGCGGTCTCCGAGGGCCGGGATGTGGCCAGCCTGGTGGACCGCTTCGGCCCTGTTCTGGCGGTGGACCGCAAGGAGGCCCTGGATCTGGTGAGCCGGAGCGTCGAATGCTCGGAGGATCTGTCCGATGCGCTCCGCTACGGCCTCGCCAAGCTCAAGATGCGCAGCCGGCTCAAATCCGCCCAGGACGGCACCCTGGAGAAGGCGACCCGGGGGGAGGCGACTCCGGAGGAGTCCTCGCCCCTGGACGCGGTGCCGGCCGGGGTGGATGAGCTGCCGACCCAGCCCGACAAGTCCATCAACGATTTCATCCGTGAGCTCACCGAGACGCTCATGGGACCCTTCAACCTCAACGATTTCTACGTCAACCTCCTGGAGGCCCTCTACCGGGGGGTCGGCTTCGACCGGGTGATCATGGCTGTCCTCCAGGTGCAGCCGGATCGGGTCGCCCTCATCGGCCGCTACGGCCTGGGGGACATCAGCCCGGCGGCGGTGCGGTCCTTCGAGCACCCCCTCGCCAACCCGGAGCATGCCGTCACCCGGGCCGTGAAGACCGGCAGGGATCTGGCCATCCCCGCCAACGCCCCGGGCCTGTTCCCGGATCAACTCCGCCACCTGGTACGCAACCGGGCCGTCTATCTCTTCCCGGTGGTGGTGGACAAGAAGCCCATCGGCCTCATTTACGTGGACCGCAAGGCCGAGCGCCCCCCCCTGGACGAAAGCCGCCTCAAGGCCACCCGCCTGCTCCGCGACTTCGCGGTGATGGCCATCCGCAAGCTCAAGAAGCGCTGA
- a CDS encoding PIG-L deacetylase family protein: MSLPAPSYDLMVVAAHPDDAEFGAAGTIAAWTAAGRRVVYVVCTSGEKGSSDPAVEPVELAAVREEEQRAAARVLGVSEVVFLRHPDQGLEETPAFRRQLVALLRQYRPHTVFTSDPYRRYFWHRDHRIAGQVLLDAVFPYARDHLAYPELLAQGLAPHKVREVWLWAAETPNHWVDISATFPAKLKALSCHASQVRELPVTDLGSWLQERCQTMAQGTAYELAEAFFRAEAPP; encoded by the coding sequence ATGAGCCTGCCGGCGCCCAGCTACGACCTGATGGTGGTGGCCGCCCACCCGGACGACGCCGAGTTCGGCGCGGCGGGCACCATCGCTGCCTGGACCGCGGCCGGAAGACGCGTGGTCTACGTGGTGTGCACCAGCGGTGAGAAGGGCAGCTCGGATCCGGCGGTGGAGCCGGTCGAGCTCGCAGCGGTGCGGGAGGAGGAGCAGCGGGCCGCGGCCCGGGTGCTGGGGGTGTCCGAGGTGGTCTTCCTGCGCCATCCCGACCAGGGGCTGGAGGAGACCCCGGCCTTCCGGCGCCAGCTGGTGGCCCTCTTGCGCCAGTACCGGCCGCACACCGTCTTCACCTCGGATCCGTACCGCCGCTACTTCTGGCACCGGGACCACCGCATCGCCGGCCAGGTGCTCCTGGATGCCGTCTTCCCCTATGCCCGGGATCATCTGGCCTATCCGGAGCTCCTGGCCCAGGGCCTGGCGCCCCACAAGGTGCGGGAGGTGTGGCTCTGGGCCGCCGAGACCCCCAACCACTGGGTGGATATCAGCGCCACCTTCCCGGCCAAGCTGAAGGCCCTTTCCTGCCACGCCTCCCAGGTACGGGAGCTGCCGGTGACCGATCTCGGCAGCTGGCTGCAGGAGCGCTGCCAGACGATGGCCCAGGGCACGGCTTATGAGCTGGCGGAGGCCTTCTTTCGGGCGGAAGCGCCGCCGTAA
- a CDS encoding glycosyltransferase, which yields MWPKKLAIAILAIHANPLAALGSRDTGGMSVCIRELAAELGARGHRVDIYTARPAGAAGPEMGLAPGVRLVTVGEGDASVPKAELAGQAASLARAVARQAAAEGMVYDLVHSHYWLSGLVGALLAREWRLPHLVSFHTLAAVKNRLACGEDEPPARLAAEAFLARHCQRLLASTCTERQELIDSCGASPERIALVPWGVDRRRFCLGDQGEARRQLGLPGAGRLLLFVGRPAPIKGLERLLAACRELALPAPSCLLVIGGDEPAASGPPLSPGLPVLRLGGKDHRQLPLYYQAADLVILPSCWESFGLAALEALSCGTPVLATPVGAMPDLLHPGRNGLLLGDTSPAGLAQAIRRLLDRIGRGHFPRPQVRSSVAGSSWSQVADRLLAEYAGLLLPPAALPPPGRMEAGQGVAWR from the coding sequence ATGTGGCCCAAGAAGCTGGCCATCGCCATCCTGGCCATCCACGCCAACCCCCTGGCGGCCCTGGGCAGCCGGGATACCGGGGGGATGAGCGTCTGCATCCGGGAGCTGGCCGCCGAGCTGGGCGCGCGGGGCCACCGGGTGGACATCTACACCGCCCGGCCGGCCGGGGCTGCCGGGCCGGAGATGGGCCTGGCTCCTGGGGTGCGTCTGGTGACGGTGGGGGAAGGCGACGCCAGCGTGCCCAAGGCAGAGCTGGCCGGCCAGGCCGCAAGCCTGGCCCGGGCGGTGGCCCGGCAGGCGGCGGCCGAGGGCATGGTCTACGATCTGGTCCACAGTCACTATTGGCTGTCCGGCCTGGTGGGTGCCCTTCTGGCCCGGGAATGGCGGCTGCCCCATCTCGTCTCCTTCCACACCCTGGCCGCGGTCAAGAACCGGCTGGCCTGTGGCGAGGACGAGCCCCCGGCGCGGCTTGCGGCCGAGGCCTTCCTGGCCCGGCACTGCCAGCGGCTCTTGGCCAGCACCTGTACGGAGCGCCAGGAGCTGATCGACTCCTGCGGCGCCTCGCCGGAACGGATCGCGCTGGTGCCCTGGGGGGTGGACCGCCGCCGCTTCTGCCTCGGCGACCAGGGGGAGGCCCGGCGCCAGCTGGGCCTGCCAGGAGCGGGCCGCCTCCTGCTCTTCGTCGGCCGGCCGGCGCCGATCAAGGGGCTGGAGCGCCTGCTGGCCGCCTGCCGCGAGCTGGCCCTGCCGGCACCTTCCTGCCTCCTGGTGATCGGCGGCGACGAGCCGGCGGCATCGGGCCCGCCGCTGTCGCCGGGTCTGCCGGTCCTGCGGCTGGGCGGCAAGGACCACCGGCAGCTGCCCCTCTATTACCAGGCGGCCGATCTGGTCATCCTGCCTTCCTGCTGGGAGAGCTTCGGGCTGGCGGCCCTGGAGGCGCTCAGCTGCGGCACCCCGGTTCTGGCTACGCCGGTGGGGGCCATGCCAGACCTCCTCCATCCCGGAAGAAACGGCCTGCTGCTGGGCGACACCTCCCCGGCCGGCCTGGCCCAGGCCATCCGCCGCCTGCTGGACCGCATCGGCCGGGGGCACTTCCCCCGGCCTCAGGTCCGGAGCTCGGTGGCGGGCTCCAGCTGGTCCCAGGTGGCGGACCGGCTGCTGGCCGAGTATGCCGGCCTGCTGCTCCCGCCGGCAGCCCTGCCGCCACCGGGCCGGATGGAGGCGGGTCAGGGGGTGGCGTGGCGATGA